One region of Scomber scombrus chromosome 10, fScoSco1.1, whole genome shotgun sequence genomic DNA includes:
- the ccnt1 gene encoding LOW QUALITY PROTEIN: cyclin-T1 (The sequence of the model RefSeq protein was modified relative to this genomic sequence to represent the inferred CDS: inserted 1 base in 1 codon; substituted 1 base at 1 genomic stop codon), giving the protein MAASFRSLPASCNNKWYYTRPQIDNSPSRRAGLDPDKELSYRQQAANLLQDMGQRLNVSQLTINTAIVYMHRFYMVQSFTRFHRNVISPAALFLAAKVEEQPRKLEHVIKVAHACLNPQDPSPDVRSDAYLQQAQDLVILESIILQTLAFEITIDHPHTHVVKCTQLVRGEHQKTGLSFTCSTFXTIYFAQFFISSHLKQLXILSMFFCSVVVPASKDLAQTSYFMATNSLHLTTFCLQYSPPVVACVCIHLACKWSNWEIPVSTDGKHWWEYVDPTVTLELLDELTHEFLQILERTPSRLKRIRNWKAGGQTPKAKPKVQEEGDQRDTMMSMISMASSESTVAGLMSLSAPPSSSSSSSVGEKERGTPGSAATWSGKGQGVAEQQQQQSQQQQQQQQANNEVHAPAKVSLSEYRAKNADVLAAQKRKLENMEASVKRDYANAAQALIGQQQRKEKPQHHHQQQQQQQQSSSSSSDMSNPSPIILKIPLEKERHDRSSLKMRLPLAGGGGGGGGSGSARSQDPDIKVRIRVPEKQRGSSGEEGKTRDKHRDRSNHHHHHHHHHHHSSSSGTSLSSSHKHSSSSSGALGSSKKIPSDSSRTSSSSTSASRKRTHSQDPSSGSHQTSKVSKSSRNPYQLPSLSSSAGQTLGHGPDILPALGLPHHQGSFSHSKSDKTDTNGHGAAGGTQSNEYQDTFEMLNSLLSAQGVQPSQPSMFDYRSQYGEYRYSGGSRGSNSRPPPLPSDPPPPLPPLPK; this is encoded by the exons ATGGCGGCTTCGTTTCGTTCTCTCCCCGCAAGCTGTAACAACAAATGGTACTACACCCGGCCACAGATCGACAACAGCCCATCCCGGCGAGCTGGACTTGATCCCGACAAGGAGCTGTCCTACCGGCAACAGGCAGCCAACCTCCTCCAGGACATGGGACAGCGGCTCAACGT GTCCCAGCTTACAATTAACACAGCGATTGTGTACATGCATCGATTCTATATGGTCCAATCATTCACAAGATTTCACAGAAAT GTCATTTCTCCTGCCGCTCTCTTCCTCGCTGCCAAGGTTGAGGAGCAACCCCGAAAGCTGGAACACGTTATCAAGGTGGCCCACGCATGCCTCAACCCTCAGGATCCTTCGCCAGATGTGCGCAGTGAT GCTTACCTGCAACAAGCTCAAGACCTGGTCATTCTTGAGAGCATAATTCTCCAGACCTTGG CTTTTGAAATCACCATTGACCATCCACATACTCATGTTGTCAAGTGCACCCAGCTTGTCAGAGGTGAGCATCAAAAGACAGGTTTGAGTTTTACTTGTAGCACCT TTACAATAtattttgcacaattttttaTAAGTTCGCACTTAAAACAGTTGTAGATTTTAAGTatgtttttctgttctgttgttgTTCCAGCGAGTAAGGATCTGGCTCAAACATCATACTTCATGGCAACCAACAG TCTGCACTTGACCACATTCTGCCTGCAGTACAGTCCTCCTGTGGTGGCCTGCGTGTGCATCCACCTCGCCTGCAAGTGGTCCAATTGGGAAATCCCTGTGTCTACAGATGGCAAACACTGGTGGGAATATGTTGACCCCACAGTTACCCTTGAGCTGCTGGACG AGCTCACACACGAGTTCCTGCAGATTTTGGAGAGAACGCCCAGTCGGTTGAAACGGATTCGCAACTGGAAg GCTGGAGGTCAGACACCAAAAGCCAAGCCAAAGGTCCAGGAGGAAGGTGACCAGAGGGACACCATGATGAGCATGATCTCCATGGCCTCCTCAGAGAGCACTGTGGCAGGCCTGATGAGCCTCTCAGCGccaccttcctcctcttcttcctcatccgTGGGCGAAAAGGAGAGAGGTACGCCTGGCAGCGCTGCGACTTGGAGCGGTAAAGGCCAGGGTGTAGcggagcagcagcaacagcaatcacaacaacagcaacagcagcagcaggccaaTAACGAGGTCCACGCCCCAGCTAAAGTGTCGCTGAGTGAGTACCGTGCCAAGAACGCCGACGTCCTAGCCGCCCAGAAGCGGAAGCTGGAGAACATGGAGGCCAGCGTGAAGAGGGACTACGCCAACGCTGCCCAGGCTCTCATTGGtcagcagcagaggaaggagaagCCGCAGCAtcatcaccagcagcagcagcagcagcagcagtccagctcctcctcctctgacatGTCCAACCCGTCTCCCATCATTCTGAAAATCCCTCTGGAGAAGGAGAGGCACGACCGGAGCTCTTTGAAAATGCGTCTCCCCCTCGCtggcggaggaggaggtggaggcggCAGTGGCAGCGCCCGAAGCCAGGACCCAGACATCAAAGTCAGAATACGAGTGCCTGAGAAGCAAAGGGGGAGTTCAGGTGAGGAGGGCAAGACCAGGGACAAGCACAGGGACCGGTCaaaccatcatcaccatcatcatcaccaccaccaccattcgTCCTCTAGCGGCACCTCACTGTCTTCTTCACATAAACACTCATCTAGTTCCAGCGGGGCGTTAGGAAGCAGTAAAAAAATCCCCAGTGACTCCTCTAGAACGAGCTCTTCATCCACTTCTGCCTCGCGCAAGAGAACACACTCCCAAGATCCCTCGTCAGGATCTCACCAGACCTCAAAAGTCAGCAAGTCCTCTAGGAATCCCTACCAGCTACCGTCCCTGTCTTCCTCCGCGGGGCAAACACTGGGGCACGGTCCAGACATCCTCCCCGCTCTGGGCCTTCCACACCACCAAGGGAGCTTTTCGCACTCCAAAAGCGACAAGACGGACACTAACGGACACGGCGCGGCAGGCGGGACCCAGTCGAACGAGTACCAGGACACTTTTGAAATGCTGAACTCACTCCTGAGCGCGCAGGGGGTGCAGCCGTCCCAGCCGTCCATGTTTGACTACAGATCCCAGTACGGGGAGTACCGGTACAGCGGTGGCTCCAGAGGGAGCAACTCCAGGCCGCCGCCCCTGCCTTCAGACCCGCCTCCACCACTGCCGCCGCTACCCAAGTGA